Proteins encoded by one window of Halomonas sp. Bachu 37:
- the urtB gene encoding urea ABC transporter permease subunit UrtB — protein MRRFLYLWLPLVLALLLPLTAQAQGDTRDDDAAMQLLEALDTDSYADKGEAITAIVQSDDERARGWLEALLEGRLQRSDDGRFVIVLENRGRDWPVADALTGDDLGEMSRRELDRIGINNALRNQLRSAIAVADLYSPDLEKRRASAERLLGDVNGDLVQPLGELIEQEEDAQVKRRLSQALAIYQAEQGEMAGVEALHGSLHPRARVALSRAAQGDDPVVADAAQAALASIEQNLKINRGLETLYFGLSLGSVLVLAAIGLAITFGVMGVINMAHGELIMLGAYTTWGMQQLLPGQPGLALILSIPAGFLVAALAGVAIERGVIQFLKGRPLETLLATFGISLILQQLVRTVISPLNRTVITPEWMSGSLVVNDALSLTLNRMFVLGFALVVFAGLMLIMRRTRLGLEVRAVTQNRAMARSMGIRATRVDIMTFALGSGVAGLAGVALSQLTNVGPNLGQNYIIDSFMVVVFGGVGNLWGTLVAGLSLGVMNQLIEPWAGAVLAKIIVLVFIILFIQKRPRGLFPQKGRAAEG, from the coding sequence ATGCGGCGTTTCCTTTATCTCTGGCTGCCTCTGGTGCTGGCCTTGCTGTTGCCGCTGACGGCACAGGCGCAGGGCGACACCCGAGACGATGACGCAGCCATGCAACTGCTCGAGGCGCTGGACACCGACTCCTACGCCGACAAGGGCGAAGCGATTACCGCCATCGTACAGAGCGACGACGAACGCGCCCGTGGCTGGCTGGAAGCCTTGCTCGAGGGCCGCCTGCAGCGCAGCGACGACGGGCGTTTCGTGATCGTACTCGAAAACCGTGGACGCGACTGGCCGGTCGCGGATGCCCTGACCGGCGACGACCTGGGCGAAATGTCACGCCGCGAGCTGGACCGCATCGGCATCAACAACGCCCTGCGCAATCAATTGCGTAGCGCCATCGCCGTGGCGGACCTGTACTCGCCCGACCTGGAAAAGCGGCGTGCTTCCGCCGAACGCCTGCTGGGCGACGTGAATGGGGATCTGGTCCAGCCGTTAGGCGAGCTGATCGAACAGGAAGAAGACGCCCAGGTAAAGCGTCGTCTCAGCCAGGCATTGGCGATCTATCAGGCCGAACAGGGTGAGATGGCGGGAGTCGAGGCGCTGCACGGCAGCTTGCACCCCCGCGCTCGGGTCGCCTTGAGCCGTGCAGCGCAAGGCGATGATCCGGTCGTCGCCGATGCCGCCCAGGCGGCCCTGGCCAGCATCGAACAGAATCTCAAGATCAATCGCGGCCTGGAAACCCTGTATTTCGGGCTTTCTCTGGGCTCGGTGCTGGTACTGGCGGCGATCGGTTTGGCGATCACCTTCGGCGTCATGGGGGTGATCAACATGGCCCATGGCGAGTTGATCATGCTGGGCGCCTACACCACCTGGGGTATGCAGCAGTTGTTACCGGGGCAACCCGGCCTGGCGCTGATCCTGTCGATTCCCGCCGGTTTTCTGGTGGCGGCACTCGCGGGCGTCGCCATCGAGCGCGGCGTGATCCAGTTCCTCAAGGGGCGCCCGCTGGAGACGCTGCTGGCCACCTTCGGTATCAGCCTGATCCTGCAGCAACTGGTGCGTACCGTGATTTCGCCGCTGAACCGCACGGTTATCACCCCCGAATGGATGAGTGGCTCGCTGGTGGTCAACGATGCGCTGTCGCTCACGCTTAACCGCATGTTCGTGCTGGGCTTCGCCCTGGTGGTATTCGCCGGGCTGATGCTGATCATGCGCCGCACCCGGCTGGGTCTTGAAGTGCGCGCTGTGACTCAGAATCGCGCCATGGCCCGCTCGATGGGCATCCGTGCCACCCGGGTGGATATCATGACCTTCGCCCTCGGCTCCGGGGTGGCGGGGCTCGCCGGTGTCGCGCTCTCCCAGCTGACCAACGTGGGCCCCAACCTGGGCCAGAACTACATCATCGATTCGTTCATGGTGGTGGTGTTCGGCGGCGTGGGCAACCTGTGGGGCACGCTGGTGGCGGGTCTTTCGCTGGGGGTGATGAATCAGCTCATCGAGCCTTGGGCCGGGGCGGTACTGGCCAAGATCATCGTGCTGGTATTCATCATTCTGTTCATTCAAAAACGCCCGCGCGGACTGTTTCCGCAAAAGGGCCGGGCAGCGGAGGGCTAA
- a CDS encoding urease accessory protein UreD encodes MPLCVPADPTRDSGHRFDKGRHWAASLTLTFARRADATRMLHARHQGPLRVQRPFYPEGRGGACHVYLLHPPGGLVSGDSLSITASVESSAHALLTTPAANKLYKADSHGVAWQQETRLNIAAGAVLEWLPQETIAFDGSRGRQTTHIALEGDARCLGWEVLALGRPASDLPYISGQLDQRFRLTHDGKPLWLERQTLDPQHPRFSGCWGQGGATVQATLWAVGLSDAVEAIEALRETLPDSPRWAVTQRHGVLLLRYLGNSRNEAWTLCERAWHLLRPRLIERDAHTPRIWLT; translated from the coding sequence ATGCCCCTGTGTGTTCCCGCTGACCCCACCCGCGATTCCGGCCACCGTTTCGACAAGGGCCGCCACTGGGCGGCTTCGCTGACGCTGACGTTTGCTCGCCGCGCTGACGCGACACGCATGCTCCATGCCCGTCATCAGGGGCCGCTGCGAGTGCAGCGGCCGTTCTACCCGGAGGGTCGCGGCGGTGCCTGCCATGTCTACCTGCTGCATCCGCCCGGCGGGCTGGTCAGTGGTGATTCCCTGTCGATTACCGCCAGCGTGGAGAGCAGCGCTCATGCCCTGCTGACCACACCGGCGGCCAACAAGCTCTACAAGGCGGATAGCCATGGCGTGGCCTGGCAGCAGGAGACCCGCCTTAACATCGCCGCCGGAGCGGTGCTGGAATGGCTGCCCCAGGAAACCATCGCCTTCGATGGCTCCCGTGGGCGGCAAACCACTCACATAGCCCTGGAAGGCGATGCCCGTTGCCTGGGGTGGGAAGTGCTGGCCTTGGGGCGACCGGCAAGCGATCTGCCCTATATCTCCGGCCAGCTGGACCAGCGTTTCCGGCTGACCCATGACGGCAAGCCGCTGTGGCTGGAGCGCCAGACGCTTGATCCGCAACACCCGCGTTTCAGCGGATGCTGGGGCCAGGGCGGCGCCACGGTACAGGCTACCCTCTGGGCGGTGGGTCTGAGCGATGCAGTTGAAGCTATCGAAGCGCTGCGCGAAACCCTGCCGGATTCGCCTCGCTGGGCCGTGACCCAACGCCACGGCGTACTGCTGCTGCGCTACCTGGGCAACTCGCGCAATGAAGCCTGGACGCTATGCGAGCGGGCCTGGCACCTGCTGCGCCCACGCTTGATCGAGCGTGATGCCCATACGCCGCGTATCTGGCTTACCTGA
- the urtC gene encoding urea ABC transporter permease subunit UrtC gives MQASRSWLARPFTERSTQLFLAVLLAALAAVTLLHVAVPQGHPLHVSAYTVNLFGKYLSYALLAVAVDLVWGYLGILSLGHGAFFALGGYAMGMYLMRQIGDRGTYGHPELPDFMVFLNWDSLPWYWQGFDMAWFAFLMVLLAPGLLALVFGFLAFRSRVTGVYLSIITQALTFALMLAFFRNEMGFGGNNGLTDFRDILGFSLRSDATRLGLFIATGVALALGYILCRAIVGSKLGRVSVATRDAEARTRFLGYRVERFQLFVFVVSAMLAGVAGALYVPQVGIINPSEFSPIFSIEIVLWVALGGRATLYGAVIGAILVNYAKTVFTGVMPDAWLFALGALFVLVTVFLPKGVAGLLAYRIKRRTTTSDTNTDAKEATL, from the coding sequence ATGCAAGCTTCACGATCGTGGCTGGCGCGGCCTTTCACCGAGCGCTCAACCCAGCTATTCCTGGCGGTACTTCTCGCCGCCCTGGCAGCGGTGACCCTGTTGCATGTCGCGGTGCCGCAAGGCCATCCGCTGCACGTCAGCGCCTATACGGTGAATCTGTTCGGCAAGTACTTGAGCTACGCTTTGCTCGCCGTGGCGGTGGATCTGGTATGGGGTTATCTGGGGATTCTCAGCCTGGGCCATGGCGCCTTCTTTGCCCTGGGCGGCTACGCCATGGGCATGTATCTGATGCGCCAGATTGGCGATAGGGGAACCTACGGCCATCCGGAACTACCGGATTTCATGGTGTTCCTCAATTGGGACAGCCTGCCGTGGTATTGGCAAGGCTTCGACATGGCCTGGTTCGCCTTTCTCATGGTGCTGCTGGCGCCGGGACTTCTGGCGCTGGTGTTCGGCTTCCTGGCTTTTCGATCAAGGGTCACCGGGGTCTATCTGTCGATTATCACCCAGGCGCTGACCTTTGCATTGATGCTGGCCTTCTTCCGTAACGAGATGGGCTTCGGCGGCAACAACGGCCTGACCGACTTCCGCGATATTCTCGGCTTCAGCCTGCGCAGCGATGCCACCCGGCTGGGGTTGTTCATCGCCACGGGAGTCGCGCTGGCGCTGGGTTATATCCTGTGCCGGGCGATTGTCGGCAGCAAGCTGGGCCGGGTTAGTGTCGCGACCCGCGATGCCGAGGCCCGCACGCGCTTTCTGGGCTATCGGGTCGAGCGGTTCCAGCTGTTCGTGTTCGTCGTCTCGGCGATGCTCGCCGGGGTGGCGGGAGCGCTCTACGTGCCCCAGGTGGGGATCATCAATCCCAGCGAGTTCTCGCCGATCTTCTCCATCGAGATCGTGCTGTGGGTGGCGCTGGGCGGCCGGGCTACGCTGTACGGCGCGGTGATCGGGGCGATCCTGGTCAACTACGCCAAAACCGTCTTCACCGGGGTGATGCCGGATGCCTGGCTGTTCGCCCTCGGTGCGCTGTTCGTGCTGGTCACGGTGTTTCTGCCCAAGGGCGTGGCCGGGTTGCTGGCCTACCGTATCAAGCGGCGGACAACGACGTCCGACACCAACACCGACGCCAAGGAGGCCACGCTATGA
- a CDS encoding urease accessory protein UreF, producing MPIEPAASASPQDDLALLGLLQLVSPALPIGAFAFSQGLESAFELGWVTDETSLAEWLSGVLEDGLTRCELPVLARLHEAIGQADSESIAVWEEWLAATRETAELAAEDSRLGVSLKRLLGSLDLLPDEGLLPSQAGYVTLFAFAAHRRGVSVRQTLLGFAWAWLENQLAVACKALPLGHTAAQRVIETLRPALVAAVDQALSLDDDELGPVLPGLALASALHETQYSRLFRS from the coding sequence ATGCCCATTGAGCCTGCCGCTTCTGCCAGCCCGCAAGACGATCTGGCGCTGCTGGGCTTGCTGCAACTGGTGAGTCCGGCATTGCCGATCGGCGCCTTTGCCTTTTCGCAAGGACTGGAAAGCGCCTTCGAGCTTGGCTGGGTGACGGATGAAACGAGTCTCGCCGAGTGGCTCAGCGGTGTGCTGGAAGACGGCCTGACCCGCTGCGAGCTGCCGGTGCTGGCGCGGTTGCACGAAGCAATCGGTCAAGCCGACAGTGAATCAATCGCGGTGTGGGAAGAGTGGCTCGCCGCCACCCGCGAAACCGCCGAGCTCGCCGCCGAGGATAGCCGCCTGGGGGTTTCGCTCAAGCGCCTGCTGGGCAGCCTTGACTTGCTGCCTGACGAGGGCCTGCTTCCGTCCCAGGCGGGCTACGTCACGCTGTTTGCCTTTGCCGCCCATCGCCGTGGCGTGTCTGTGCGGCAAACGCTGCTCGGCTTTGCCTGGGCATGGCTGGAAAACCAGCTGGCGGTGGCCTGCAAGGCCTTGCCGCTGGGCCACACCGCCGCCCAGCGGGTAATCGAGACATTGCGCCCCGCGCTGGTTGCCGCCGTCGACCAGGCGCTGAGCCTGGATGATGACGAGCTCGGCCCCGTGCTGCCCGGGCTGGCGCTGGCAAGCGCCCTGCACGAAACCCAATACTCACGATTGTTTAGAAGCTAA
- the urtD gene encoding urea ABC transporter ATP-binding protein UrtD encodes MSLLRALADRDRVFDFMTPRATTVDVRHGPILYLEDVTVSFDGFKAINNLNLTIDDGELRCIIGPNGAGKTTMMDIITGKTRPTQGSVWFGSRHNLLNMNEPEIASLGIGRKFQKPTVFEALSIFENLELAMAADKRILPTLTARMSGEIQDRIEEVLATIGLTELRHRPAGILSHGQKQWLEIGMLLMQKPRLLLVDEPVAGMTEQEMERTAELLTSLAGKQSVVVVEHDMGFVRSIARTVTVLHQGSVLAEGSMDQVASDPKVVEVYLGADEKELA; translated from the coding sequence ATGAGCCTGTTACGCGCGCTGGCGGATCGCGACCGGGTCTTCGATTTCATGACGCCCCGGGCGACCACGGTGGATGTTCGCCATGGACCGATCCTCTATCTCGAGGATGTCACCGTCAGCTTTGACGGCTTCAAGGCGATCAATAACCTCAACCTGACCATCGACGATGGTGAGCTACGTTGCATCATCGGCCCCAATGGCGCGGGCAAGACCACGATGATGGATATCATCACCGGCAAGACCCGGCCGACTCAGGGCAGCGTCTGGTTCGGCAGTCGGCACAACCTGCTCAACATGAACGAGCCGGAAATCGCCAGCCTGGGGATCGGCCGCAAGTTCCAGAAGCCCACGGTGTTCGAGGCGCTGTCGATATTCGAGAATCTGGAACTGGCCATGGCCGCCGACAAGCGTATCCTGCCGACACTGACCGCGCGCATGAGCGGCGAGATCCAGGACCGGATCGAGGAAGTGCTGGCGACTATCGGCCTGACCGAGCTGCGCCATCGCCCGGCGGGCATCCTCTCCCACGGCCAGAAGCAGTGGCTGGAGATCGGCATGCTGCTGATGCAAAAGCCGCGCCTGCTACTGGTCGACGAGCCCGTAGCGGGAATGACCGAGCAGGAGATGGAGCGCACCGCCGAGCTGCTCACTAGCCTCGCCGGCAAACAATCGGTGGTGGTGGTGGAGCACGACATGGGGTTCGTGCGCTCGATTGCGCGCACCGTGACCGTGCTCCACCAGGGCAGCGTGCTGGCCGAAGGCAGCATGGACCAGGTGGCGAGCGACCCGAAGGTGGTCGAGGTCTACCTGGGAGCCGACGAAAAGGAGCTTGCCTGA
- the urtE gene encoding urea ABC transporter ATP-binding subunit UrtE has translation MLSIDKLNQFYGESHTLWDLDLEVPQGQCTCVMGRNGVGKTTLMKAIMGEEAVESGSIRYADGVELTRQPIEARSRQGVGYVPQGRQIFPLLTVEENLRTGLAARRDGLKKIPERIYELFPVLKEMKHRRGGDLSGGQQQQLAIGRALVIEPKVLILDEPGEGIQPNIVAQIGQVIRRLIAEDGLTVLLVEQKLPFARKYADRFVIMDRGRPVAKGEISELSDELIKQHLTV, from the coding sequence ATGCTGAGTATCGACAAACTCAACCAGTTCTACGGTGAAAGCCATACCTTGTGGGATCTCGACCTGGAGGTGCCCCAGGGGCAATGCACCTGCGTGATGGGACGTAACGGTGTCGGCAAGACCACCCTGATGAAGGCCATCATGGGCGAGGAGGCGGTGGAAAGCGGTAGCATCCGCTACGCCGACGGCGTGGAGCTGACACGTCAGCCCATCGAGGCGCGTTCGCGCCAGGGGGTGGGCTACGTGCCCCAGGGGCGGCAGATATTCCCCCTGCTCACCGTGGAGGAGAATCTGCGCACCGGCCTTGCCGCTCGCCGCGATGGGCTGAAAAAAATCCCGGAGCGTATCTACGAGCTGTTTCCGGTGCTCAAAGAGATGAAGCACCGCCGTGGCGGTGACCTATCCGGCGGCCAGCAACAGCAACTGGCGATCGGCCGCGCCCTGGTCATCGAACCCAAGGTATTGATTCTGGACGAACCGGGGGAGGGCATTCAGCCCAATATCGTCGCCCAGATCGGCCAGGTAATCCGGCGGTTAATTGCCGAGGACGGCCTGACCGTACTGCTGGTCGAGCAGAAGCTGCCCTTTGCGCGCAAGTACGCCGACCGCTTCGTGATCATGGACCGCGGCCGCCCCGTGGCCAAAGGCGAAATCAGCGAACTCTCCGATGAGCTGATCAAGCAGCATCTGACGGTATAG
- a CDS encoding urease subunit gamma has protein sequence MELTPRDKDKLLLFSAAQLAERRKARGLKLNYPEAVALISFEIMEGARDGRSVADLMSYGREILSRDDVMEGVAEMVDEVQVEATFPDGTKLVTVHSPIV, from the coding sequence ATGGAACTGACCCCGAGAGACAAGGACAAGCTGCTGCTGTTTTCCGCCGCCCAGCTTGCCGAGCGGCGCAAAGCGCGCGGTCTTAAGCTCAACTACCCCGAAGCTGTGGCGCTGATCAGTTTCGAGATCATGGAGGGCGCTCGCGACGGCAGGAGCGTGGCCGATTTGATGAGCTATGGCCGCGAGATTCTCTCCCGTGACGACGTGATGGAGGGCGTGGCCGAGATGGTCGACGAGGTCCAGGTCGAGGCCACCTTTCCGGATGGTACGAAATTGGTCACCGTCCATTCACCCATTGTTTGA
- a CDS encoding urease subunit beta codes for MIPGEYQLKEDDIELCAGRERITVEVANTGDRPIQIGSHYHFAEANPALTFDRAKARGYRLDVAAGTAIRFEPGQSREVTLIPYVGKREIYGFRGDVMGPLAGGKS; via the coding sequence ATGATTCCCGGTGAGTATCAGTTGAAAGAGGACGATATCGAGCTGTGCGCGGGGCGTGAGCGGATCACCGTCGAGGTGGCCAACACCGGCGACCGGCCGATCCAGATCGGATCGCATTACCACTTCGCCGAAGCCAACCCGGCGCTGACCTTCGACCGCGCCAAGGCGCGTGGCTATCGGCTCGATGTGGCGGCGGGCACGGCGATTCGCTTCGAACCCGGCCAGAGCCGTGAAGTCACGCTGATTCCCTATGTCGGCAAGCGCGAAATTTACGGCTTTCGCGGCGATGTGATGGGGCCGCTAGCGGGAGGAAAATCATGA
- the ureE gene encoding urease accessory protein UreE, with the protein MLKLIERLGPIEASQANDTLTLPFELRIRGRLKAQSDSGCELGLFLDRGPVLRSGEGLKAESGEVIRVCAAVEPVVTARVSAGLPLARLAYHLGNRHVQLALGEDEKGGWVRFPPDHVLEELAELLGATLEHHEATFDPEPGAYNQVGGHSHRHGHSHSHSHDHDHSHEHHHAH; encoded by the coding sequence ATGCTGAAACTGATCGAACGCCTGGGACCCATCGAGGCGAGCCAGGCTAACGACACCCTGACGCTGCCCTTTGAGCTGCGCATTCGCGGGCGCCTGAAAGCGCAAAGCGATAGCGGCTGCGAGCTTGGGCTATTTCTGGATCGTGGCCCGGTGCTGCGCAGCGGCGAGGGGCTGAAAGCCGAAAGCGGCGAGGTCATCCGCGTGTGTGCGGCGGTCGAGCCGGTGGTGACGGCAAGAGTGAGTGCCGGCTTACCGCTGGCACGGCTGGCTTATCATCTAGGCAATCGCCACGTTCAGCTAGCGCTGGGTGAGGATGAAAAGGGCGGCTGGGTGCGTTTCCCGCCGGACCATGTGCTGGAAGAGCTCGCCGAGCTGCTGGGGGCAACACTCGAGCACCACGAGGCGACATTCGATCCGGAGCCGGGGGCCTATAACCAGGTGGGCGGGCACTCACACAGGCATGGTCACTCACACAGCCATTCCCACGACCACGACCACTCGCATGAGCATCACCATGCCCATTGA
- a CDS encoding diguanylate cyclase: MRYKDKHQLAAEWQTLQEHTPEPLRQAVAALVEQHCALFADHFYTVMLEDPHATLFLSNEQVQQRLNPSMRRWLSTMFAVEHSDFVALVEQQEKVGQVHARIDIPVNLVLNGARQLKQAFYAQINAAFERPLAPGAACIYVSDHIDMAMEIMSHAYSVANDRNTRTEEAYKLFSLTQSIGDERERQRSALLNWENTLMFAVAAQRETGALPRLANSEFGLWYFHKACHAFEGSREIAVISRHINRVDQEWLPALGYEDVNEKLQALNEIRDAVRTILMLLNDMLERASGLEAGRDSLTRLLNRKFLPVVLNREIEISRHSDKRFALLMVDIDHFKSINDTHGHDAGDSVLQQVASILDRSTRGGDYVFRMGGEEFLIVLVDTDQHGSRLFAERLRQTVAKEPMLAAADTLLNVTVSVGVTLHDGHPDYQRSMQRADRALYQAKRSGRDCVVVQSA; encoded by the coding sequence ATGCGCTATAAAGACAAACATCAGCTCGCCGCCGAATGGCAAACGCTTCAGGAGCATACTCCCGAGCCGCTGCGCCAAGCGGTGGCGGCACTAGTGGAGCAGCATTGTGCCCTCTTTGCCGACCACTTCTATACGGTGATGCTGGAAGACCCCCATGCCACGCTGTTTCTCTCCAACGAGCAAGTGCAGCAGCGCTTGAACCCCTCCATGCGGCGCTGGCTAAGTACCATGTTCGCTGTGGAACATAGCGACTTTGTCGCGCTTGTCGAACAGCAGGAGAAAGTGGGGCAAGTGCATGCCCGTATCGATATTCCCGTCAACCTGGTGCTTAACGGGGCAAGGCAGTTGAAGCAGGCGTTTTACGCCCAGATCAATGCTGCTTTCGAGCGTCCGCTGGCGCCGGGCGCCGCTTGCATTTATGTATCGGATCATATCGACATGGCCATGGAGATCATGAGCCATGCGTACTCAGTCGCCAATGATCGCAATACACGTACAGAAGAGGCGTACAAGCTTTTCTCCCTGACCCAGAGCATCGGCGACGAGCGCGAGCGCCAACGCTCGGCACTGTTGAACTGGGAAAACACGCTGATGTTCGCCGTAGCCGCCCAACGGGAAACCGGTGCGCTTCCCAGGCTCGCCAATTCCGAGTTCGGGCTGTGGTACTTCCATAAGGCGTGCCATGCATTCGAGGGGTCGCGGGAAATCGCCGTCATCTCTCGGCATATTAACCGGGTGGATCAGGAGTGGCTGCCTGCTCTGGGCTATGAGGATGTCAACGAGAAGTTACAGGCGTTGAATGAGATCCGTGACGCCGTGCGCACCATCCTGATGCTGTTGAACGATATGCTGGAACGTGCCTCCGGCCTGGAAGCGGGGCGCGACAGCTTGACCCGGTTGCTCAACCGCAAATTCCTGCCGGTGGTGCTCAACCGGGAAATCGAGATATCCCGCCACTCCGATAAGCGCTTCGCATTGCTCATGGTCGATATCGACCACTTCAAGTCGATCAACGATACCCATGGGCACGATGCGGGGGATAGCGTACTTCAGCAGGTGGCGAGCATTCTGGATCGCTCCACCCGTGGCGGTGATTACGTATTCCGCATGGGCGGCGAGGAGTTCTTGATCGTCCTGGTGGATACCGATCAGCACGGCAGCCGGCTGTTCGCCGAGCGGCTGCGCCAGACGGTAGCCAAGGAGCCAATGCTCGCCGCCGCCGATACGCTACTCAACGTGACCGTCAGCGTGGGGGTAACGCTGCACGACGGCCACCCCGACTATCAGCGCTCTATGCAGCGGGCGGACCGGGCGCTGTATCAGGCGAAACGCAGCGGACGAGACTGTGTCGTTGTGCAGAGCGCGTGA
- the ureC gene encoding urease subunit alpha has product MKPVNSSSNKIGRQAYADMYGPTVGDRVRLGDTELWIEVEKDATHYGDEVKFGGGKVIRDGMGQSQRADDAVMDTVITNALILDWWGIVKADVGIQAGRIAAIGKAGNPDVQPEVDIVIGPGTEIISGEGKILTAGGIDAHIHFICPQQVEEALMSGITTMLGGGTGPATGSNATTCTPGAWHIGKMLQAVDDLPMNIGFLGKGNASLPEALEAQLDAGAMGLKLHEDWGTTPASIDNCLSVADAYDVQVAIHTDTLNESGFVEDTLAAFKGRCIHTYHTEGAGGGHAPDILTACSKAYVLPSSTNPTRPYTVNTIDEHLDMLMVCHHLDPNIPEDVAFADSRIRRETIAAEDILHDLGVISMIASDSQAMGRVGEVVCRTWQTAHKMKLQRGLLPEDEALGADNLRAKRYIAKYTINPAITHGIAHEVGSVEVGKLADLVLWKPAFFGVKPAMILKGGMIAAAPMGDPNASIPTPQPVHYRYMFGALGRAASQTRLSFVSRAALESGLKDKLGLNSELTACRNVRAVRKRDMKLNDACPELTVDPQTYEVRCDGEILTCEPATELPLAQRYHLF; this is encoded by the coding sequence ATGAAGCCAGTCAACAGCTCTTCCAATAAAATCGGCCGCCAGGCTTACGCCGATATGTACGGCCCCACCGTGGGTGACCGCGTGCGCCTGGGCGATACCGAGCTGTGGATCGAGGTCGAGAAAGACGCCACCCACTACGGCGACGAAGTGAAATTCGGTGGTGGCAAGGTCATTCGCGATGGCATGGGCCAGAGCCAGCGCGCCGATGATGCGGTGATGGACACCGTGATCACCAATGCGCTGATTCTTGACTGGTGGGGTATCGTCAAGGCGGATGTGGGCATCCAGGCGGGGCGCATCGCCGCGATCGGCAAGGCGGGCAATCCGGATGTACAGCCGGAGGTGGATATCGTCATCGGCCCCGGCACCGAGATTATCTCCGGCGAAGGCAAGATCCTTACCGCAGGCGGCATCGATGCGCATATTCACTTCATCTGCCCCCAGCAGGTGGAAGAGGCGTTAATGAGTGGCATCACCACCATGCTGGGGGGCGGTACGGGGCCGGCGACCGGTTCGAACGCAACGACCTGTACGCCAGGGGCCTGGCATATCGGCAAGATGCTTCAGGCGGTCGATGACCTACCCATGAACATCGGCTTTCTGGGCAAGGGCAACGCCAGCCTGCCGGAAGCGCTGGAAGCTCAGCTTGACGCTGGCGCCATGGGGCTCAAGCTGCACGAAGACTGGGGCACCACGCCCGCTTCCATCGACAACTGCCTGAGCGTGGCGGATGCCTACGACGTGCAGGTGGCGATCCACACCGATACCCTGAACGAATCGGGTTTCGTCGAGGATACCTTGGCCGCGTTCAAGGGGCGCTGCATCCACACCTATCACACCGAAGGCGCTGGTGGCGGCCATGCCCCGGATATCCTCACTGCCTGCTCGAAGGCTTATGTGCTGCCGTCGTCGACCAATCCGACGCGGCCCTATACGGTGAACACCATCGACGAGCATCTCGACATGCTGATGGTGTGCCACCATCTCGACCCCAACATTCCCGAGGATGTGGCCTTCGCCGATTCGCGTATCCGCCGCGAGACCATCGCCGCCGAGGATATCCTGCATGATCTCGGCGTGATCTCGATGATCGCCTCGGATTCGCAAGCCATGGGCCGGGTCGGCGAAGTGGTCTGCCGTACCTGGCAAACCGCCCACAAGATGAAGTTGCAGCGCGGCCTGCTGCCGGAAGACGAAGCGCTGGGCGCCGACAATCTGCGCGCCAAGCGCTATATCGCCAAGTACACTATCAACCCGGCGATCACCCACGGCATCGCCCACGAAGTCGGCTCTGTCGAAGTAGGCAAGCTGGCGGACCTGGTGCTGTGGAAACCGGCCTTCTTCGGCGTGAAACCGGCAATGATATTGAAGGGCGGCATGATCGCGGCCGCACCCATGGGCGATCCCAACGCCTCGATCCCCACCCCGCAACCGGTGCATTACCGTTACATGTTCGGTGCCCTTGGCCGCGCGGCGAGCCAGACGCGGCTGTCGTTCGTCAGCCGCGCAGCACTGGAGAGCGGCTTGAAAGACAAGCTGGGATTGAACAGCGAGTTGACGGCGTGTCGCAACGTGCGCGCTGTACGCAAGCGTGACATGAAGCTCAACGACGCCTGCCCGGAACTCACCGTCGACCCGCAGACCTACGAAGTACGCTGCGATGGCGAAATTCTGACCTGCGAGCCGGCGACCGAACTGCCCTTGGCCCAACGCTACCACCTGTTCTGA